Proteins encoded in a region of the Homo sapiens chromosome 9, GRCh38.p14 Primary Assembly genome:
- the CLTA gene encoding clathrin light chain A isoform e (isoform e is encoded by transcript variant 5), with translation MAELDPFGAPAGAPGGPALGNGVAGAGEEDPAAAFLAQQESEIAGIENDEAFAILDGGAPGPQPHGEPPGGPDAVDGVMNGEYYQESNGPTDSYAAISQVDRLQSEPESIRKWREEQMERLEALDANSRKQEAEWKEKAIKELEEWYARQDEQLQKTKANNSRRSLCK, from the exons ATGGCTGAGCTGGATCCGTTCGGCGCCCCTGCCGGCGCCCCTGGCGGTCCCGCGCTGGGGAACGGAGTGGCCGGCGCCGGCGAAGAAGACCCGGCTGCGGCCTTCTTGGCGCAGCAAGAGAGCGAGATTGCGGGCATCGAGAACGACGAGGCCTTCGCCATCCTGGACGGCGGCGCCCCCGGGCCCCAGCCGCACGGCGAGCCGCCGGGGGGTCCGG ATGCTGTTGATGGAGTAATGAATGGTGAATACTACCAG GAAAGTAATGGTCCAACAGACAGTTATGCAGCTATTTCACAAGTGGATCGATTGCAGTCAGAGCCTGAAAGTATCCGTAAATGGAGAGAAGAACAAATGGAACGCTTGGAAGCCCTTG ATGCCAATTCTCGGAAGCAAGAAGCAGAGTGGAAAGAAAAGGCAATAAAGGAGCTAGAAGAATGGTATGCAAGACAGGACGAGCagctacagaaaacaaaagcaaacaacag